A stretch of Myroides oncorhynchi DNA encodes these proteins:
- a CDS encoding mechanosensitive ion channel family protein, producing MMEQYNFEYPSQMINSVLNSLLQGLVGFVFLVGYILVSWLLIRVCSYLLKKLFKVIRLEKVQNLLSENDFLNKVNIKISVSSVLIFFVKVFLIFLIVVVGAELFGLEIVSREIGNLMLYIPKVFVALLIFVGGLYFATWIKKAVVEVLKAVDFSGARMIGNILFYLILVFVFITTLNQMGINTDIITNNISIIVGAILLTVALSLGLGSKDVVTRLLFSFYARKNLELGQLIRIDGLEGYVISIDNIYLCLLVEGKKHYLPIAKVSESHIEIVK from the coding sequence ATGATGGAACAATATAACTTTGAATATCCGAGTCAGATGATAAATTCTGTGTTGAATTCGTTGTTGCAGGGGTTAGTAGGCTTTGTCTTTTTAGTAGGCTATATTTTAGTTTCTTGGTTGTTAATTAGAGTGTGCTCTTATCTATTAAAGAAACTATTTAAAGTAATACGCCTTGAGAAGGTACAAAATCTACTTAGTGAAAATGACTTTTTAAATAAAGTTAATATTAAAATTAGTGTATCAAGTGTTTTAATCTTTTTTGTAAAGGTTTTTTTGATATTCTTAATAGTGGTAGTAGGAGCCGAATTGTTTGGGTTAGAGATTGTCTCTCGTGAGATTGGTAATCTGATGTTATATATTCCTAAAGTATTCGTAGCATTATTGATTTTTGTTGGAGGGCTTTATTTTGCTACTTGGATTAAAAAAGCAGTAGTGGAAGTGCTTAAAGCTGTTGATTTCAGTGGAGCACGTATGATAGGTAATATTTTGTTTTATCTGATCCTTGTGTTTGTGTTTATCACTACACTAAATCAGATGGGAATCAATACGGATATCATAACTAATAATATCTCTATCATTGTAGGAGCGATCTTACTTACAGTGGCATTGTCGCTGGGATTGGGATCTAAAGATGTAGTGACTAGATTGTTGTTTTCTTTTTATGCACGTAAGAATCTTGAATTAGGTCAGTTAATACGCATAGATGGGCTAGAGGGATATGTAATTTCTATAGACAATATCTATTTGTGTTTATTAGTAGAAGGGAAGAAACATTACCTTCCTATTGCTAAAGTATCAGAAAGTCATATCGAAATAGTTAAATAA